In the Puntigrus tetrazona isolate hp1 chromosome 19, ASM1883169v1, whole genome shotgun sequence genome, attttttaataaatccaccctccggggtttttgtttgagctctccttgtcatGTGGTTCTATAAAACCATTACGCCTTTGGAAAGTCCcaataaaacatggaaacccgACGGTGTGTAAGAGCTGCATTTTTGTCTCGCTTCAACACAGAACACACCTACAGGCATTAAACGAAAAATGATAAGCATTCGGCCGCTCCTGACATGTTTGTCTTGACATAAAACAAGATACAGCATTTGCAGTATTGATGTTCTTCCAAAAGAAAGCTCAAACAACGTGGAAAGACCTGAATAATGCCACTGCACATTTTTATAGCTTGTAAAATTAAGTgtgaaattacatttgtaacTTCAAATAAGGAATATTAGGGTGGGACCTTCAAGGTTATATCTGTATATGTTATCACTTACTTTACTtcataacttttaaaataaatagtatagtGTACATATTAGTATATTGAAAGGGTGCTCTCAAAAATATTCGTCCTTACCATCATCATGACCATCATCCTGTCAGAACATCAGATTCTTGTCATTTTGTCTTAACATTCTTTGGGGAGGATTACATGACaggtaaaatacatttctgacagGTAATATCATGATTTGAGGTCCCCACCCCTTACAGAATGTCACACTCTGTCAGCAAAAACCTGTTCATGAGATTTTACGGTTGTCAGTTTAAGTGCCTGAGATCATAGTGTTGCCAGATATTTCTACTAAAACaagcaaaagaacaaaaataaatgtccaatctttttaaaataagatagaTATCACTGACTCTAAACTGCAACTTCCTATTTCATTAACTTTCTAAAGTGTtgaatataaagaaaaagaaaagacacgTTTATAACAGCTGGATCTGGCAACGTGGGGCTGCACCCACACCCTCAATCATAACTCTACAAAAGACCTGTCCAGTCCGCCAGTGTCTTGCAGCTATCATTTTCATAACATGCTAAACTTTCTCGCAAACTGTCTAAACTCATGTACGTGTGATGCACACATTTATACGAGATATTTAATAGCAAATTAGTCATTCAgagaacaaataaaattttttaacatgaattaattTTCAATTTACCGAGGTCTGAATCTTCAGACCCTTCCCCAAACATTTTACAGCAGTGTACTTCTGTACCAGAAGCCAAAAAACACTGTTCTGGATCACTaatttaaaacgttttaatCGCCAAAGAACAGCATCAACAATTCCAAACAGTTCCTCATAAGAGGGTTCTTCTTTGAACCCAAGAACCACCGAAGAACCTTATACATACTACGCCTCAATCAAAAGATGATTGAAATTACTCGAGGGCAATATATTCAACTTCCATATATCCTTCAGCGGTGGTAAAACATGAATTAGAAGACAGAAAGACACTGATAAACAAGGGGAAAGCTTGTATTCAAAAAGGCCTTAATTTTACATTCTTACATATGAACGGATTGCATGTGGATAGAGTTCAGAGGACTTAAAAGAGCAATAAATACAGACACAGCAGAAACTGAATGGCAGTGAAAGTGTATGATGGATATTCCCCAATTGAAAAGCAATCATTCACGTAGTGTTCTGAATCGTTCACGTGAACTGTGATGTCTTTCACCTTAATCAAactgtaattacaaaaaattgCCACAACTCTGCATTGTATAACGATCACTATCATGTTGCAGCCTCCGCATAAACTATGAATATGccccaataaataaaaaccttgcTGTTATTAGGCAAAATGTTACTTTCGACTTAAGCAAAGTATTGCCTAACAAGTAGATCCATCTTATTAGATCATACTGTGATTCTCTGTCTGTGCTTGTTTCATAGTCttttacacaatatttacatttacacaacaaTGATGTAGTACAAAACGGTATTCGTCAGAGCTGGAGACATCGGGTGCAGTCCAAACTCctttcattaataataacaaagctATTGGAGAACACAACTTAGAATCACAGTGACCGGACAACCAAAAACAGACTTGGccttaaatacaaacaaaagtgAGGGCAATTAACTAGCATCAGGTGAACAGAATGAACTAATCAGGGCAGCTGGGTCacagaggaaaaacagaaacacaggaACATGACCAAATAAGGAAACGCCGGAGCTGGCAAGACTCCATAGGCCAGGTGGCGATAACGGAAAAGACTTTTGTGAATATTGATTGTCAGATAATGCTCTGCCTCAAGATCTAGATTAAACTTTTGGTATGCCAACGAAAACGACAAGCTTACCTCCTGCTAGGGTGGCTAGCTTTTGGCAGTGGATATTCTTCCGGAAGTATATAGCGATTAAAAGTCTTGACAGAACCGTCTTTTTTAAGGAACTACCACTGTCGGTGCTGCCCAATCACTTCGCTCCATTTGAGTGATTTTTCTGTGTCTTTGTAGCTGCTCCAACTCCCCAGGTTCccttaaagtagctgttctcaATCTCAGTAtttgcaataatataatattttatacttatattttgcattacaaaaaaataatcattataataatttcaacAAATTTACTGTCAATACAGACCCTGCCTATCTATAGTCTTTGGCTGCATCATTTGCACATTTCTTtgggtttttccttttttttacaaCCTTGTTTACCGCTTTTGCAGACCTTTTTCGAATGGCCTGTTTCACCACATACTGCATTGTGGAAATAGCACCAGCGCTGGAATGGCCAGCATGTTTTGTCAACTATTTGAGTCCTTGTATGCTAACCGGTTTCATGAGAAAGAGTCTCCcctcaaaaatacataaatacataaagatatTAATATAGAAACATGGCTTACGATATAATGCATAACAGAACAAAATGGtgcaaaatgaaacaaattaaatggcatttattaCACTTGATTAACtgctaattaataatataattttaagtaagaaaaatgtaaatcaggAATTAGTTTTGTGTATAAAATACAACAATGGACATTTAACAGTTAATagaatgcataattaataaaaaaaatgttaataaatgtagaaTAAGATCTCATTTGCTGCAATAAAATGCCAGTGTGTAAAACTcttcaatgttttttaaatagttttattttaaatagttttaaatagtttacatACTCTACAGTTATAAACACAGCAGCTTTCTTCTTTTCACTCaatgatttgtttaatataagACTATGATATTTTGTTGACTGACATgcttacatattatttttaaagtgtttattgaTAGCATAGGAAAAAATagactaaaatgtgttttacatttacatttagcaaaaGCTTTCATCCAAaacgacttacaaatgaggaaaatagaagtcaaaatcaacaaaagagcaatatgcaactgaaactgaaaactgaTAGActagaaaaagaatagagcaagCTAGTGTTATAgcccttttttgctttttgttaattgtataataaatcataaaaaagaagctagtgttatttttttttaaacaatacaagCAGTTAGTAAATGAAATTCTAAAAGgaacaagcttttaaaaaaatttaattagaataGAGTGCTAGAGTTAGACGGTCAAAATAAAATGGAGGAGATACGTTTTTAGCCAATTCTCTAAGATAGCTAATGACTCAAATTGAGTTGAGCAGGTCAACATTTCATCTAAAAGTCTGCGAAACTGATTATGTGTCTTTTGAGATGGCAAAGTGTGACTGGACAAATCGACTGCATGACATAATATCGCACAATAAACACAATTGTCCCCgacatgacaaaaaaatcaaaactgttacaaaacatcaaaacagaGTTAAAATTTTTGATCTTCCAGCAATTAGCCAATAGCACTGAGGACTACATCAAACAGTTTTGtgatcttaaaaataaagcggCTGGGTGTGCTACAGGAGTATAAAAGATGGACATCGGAGACGATGATCAATTGAAACAATAGAACAGCAACAATAAAACACTCTAAGATACAATCATGATTCTGGTCCACAAATTTCCACTCACTGACCACCAAATGTCAGCTCTTCTCCACATTGACTCTTGAACTTTCAACCTGGGCTGCATTTCCCATCAGTCCTTACACTGATTGCGCTCACACAGCTGTCGCAAATCCCATGCTCATCTGAATCACTTTACACACAGTATTTAAGTTGGAGCGTATTGTTAGCATTTATCATTCTATTTAACTGATTTCTGCCTGCTTTGGATTTACTCTTTACCTGACGTCTTGCAGCCCGTTTGGATTATTGCTTTGTCTTGCCTTTCTGGACTGACCCTCGCTAGTTTACTGGACTACCTTTGGATTATCTTCTACATTCCTGTTTGCCATAGTTTCTGACCCTGCTCATTGTTAACCATGTCACAGAAAAATCGATGCCGTTGGAACCGCATGCCTCTCGTCTCATCACCCCTGTTACAACACAAAAGTGCTGGTCCCAAGTCTGCTGTTCATTGTCCTCTACTCCATTCTGTTAGTCCAACTGTCCAGGGGCCTTCCAGGTCCATTGGTCCCAGCTCTCTCTAATTTAGATTAGTGCAGAGACCATTGGTCATAACACTCCCAAGTATAGTAGTCTCGGCACCCCAAGTCCGGCAACCCCAACACTCTCTAGTCCAGTGGTATCAGTGCTCCCAAGCCAGGCTAGGGATCCTGAGGGTCCCTAGCCTGACATCCCCTAGTGGCCCCCGATAGTGCTGTCCAAATACTTAACAAATTGTTTTGAAGCGGTTATCACAAAGTAATTGATCGCGCATGGTTCACAATGATGATCTGACTCAAACTTTAATTCCGAGATGCTGATTCATAGCCCAAGCAGAACATGTTTGTGCTGTAGGTGCATGTATGTAGGCTACTTAAAACCGGTCCATCGTATCTGACATGAAAGATTAGTGCATGTAAATATGATGACAAACAAGTGAATGAAAGGCGATAATAAGCAAAATACAGTCACActagaaaaaaaacttgtttgaaTGTTGTATTAATACACAGCAGGATTGCCAAAATTTTAGGTTCAGCTTGGTTGATCTCGATTCAGTATcaattttatgtgtatatactgtaaatataaggGGATAAAAATCAAAATCTTTTGTTGAATGcctttttatcatcattttaaacttcagtatttgcttgttttcattgtgtgtAATTTTACAAGTGTAGTTAAAAAAAGGATGTATACAAgtaacaaatgtataaatgtatatggtTTAATAGTGCaatcgcatgcaaaataaaacacctaAATGAAAGAACCGGCGAAAACAActatatgtatgtgcatttaataTCTTGCCTTTAGTTAATCACAGTTTTCATTCTAAAATGTTGcacttaaaatacaaatcaaaaatttgtacattaaattaaataaaacatgttgcTTGTTTGCGCACACAAACGCACCCAACCGACAgatcattaatataattaatcaggatcattgcaaagttacaaaaaaacaacaagagctTTCGGAgccaaaacatttgaatggaaatgtactttttgaacAAAGAGTAAAGTAAgataatatatgcatttgtcataaatatcaataaataattggGTTACTTTAGGTCATTATTCTTTTCACCACCCCATGTATAGATTAATCAGTCTCCTTTCCTGAAGTTCTAAGATGGTTTCATTCTCAATTCCTCCGCTGTGTTTACCAGTGCGTTTGAAAGACTTGGGTGTGTTTTTGAAATAGTGGTGCCAGGTGCCTTTACTGTTTGCACCAAAGCCAAACATGTGGCCCTAAGCAAAAAACACATCAGCAAAAGAAAACGACATTAGTGCACAGTACATACACCCCAGAAAGTAAAAGCTTTACCTCATCGCAAATGTGAAATGCGAAAATTAGCCCAAGAAAACCTGTAGATGGATAAGATCTTTGAGACTTAATGTGCAGCCAACTATTGTGAACATAATGCATGAAAGCAGGGATGAATAACCATCGCCTAAAAGAATGAGAAACCAATTATAAGTCACTTCAGAAGCTATAGTGACATCTAAACAACACGAGCTTTAGCATTTTGacactttttaaacaaagtgTTGTTAAGATGTAAAATGAATCTCCTTTGCACAGCATCAAGTGATGCTGAAAGGTTCCCATTGAACGTATCGTACAATTATCCCATGCCTAGCCTCTGCATCATAACATTGGTCTCCATAGCTGTTAGGTCTCCTTGGTGAAGATTGTAGAGACAAAGTGCACTTTCATCTGCCCAATTATGTCAATCCAGAGGTCTTTAAATGAACTCTTTTACTGAAAggtttattgttaaaaaaaagaaaagatactGATCTTATTGGTCCTTGTTGGCTTGTAGCTTGTCTATAACCTTAAAACGTGTTCTGTCAAGAAAATGggtaaaaactattaaataaatcattgatGTTAAAACATGACTAACAAAACCGATGTCACATTCGCATTTCACCTCAAGCTCCAAAGAAGCACTTTTTTCTTTAGAACAATTTGTATAATAACTTTAACAAGGTTGGTGATTCGTAAACAATATGTCCGACTTCACTAGTACAATTTTTAGACAATTGTACAatttgtctaaaccccagtTAAGGGTTGATTTAGGGGAGGAGTTAGGTATAggtaatttatacaaatttaacGTATTGGCATTTATGAATTCATACAAGTGAGATTGTATGAATTATCCTGAAACTTTATATACTTAAATAGTGAACTATTCGCAATTTACACAGCATGgctgaattaaattttttctgattggtatatatatatataaatctggaAGCATTGTGAGGATGCTGTGATAAATTGTTTAACCGTGATGAAAatggttcatttttttattctaaatataaaataacattcttttctttttgttgattTTCACGATGTTCTCTCACCGTTTGATAGATCCGTCGGATAGAGCACTGGTGACCCACTGGATATCTAGTGTTTTGAAGGGCAACAGCACCAGGTGTGTGTTGCTGTCCAGATGCGTGGCACTTTCTGGGTAACATGATACGATGGGTCGTCCTGGATCCCACGTCTTTCTCATAGCCTTGAACTGGTGCCTTATTCATCCTGTGGAAATCAGAACTGTAAAAGTATGGCTCTCTCATAATTAACCTCTGGACTATATagaattgtgaaaataaaagtttaccTGAACACAAAATCGTGGTTGTCTATacctgtcaccaagccagcagagggagccctgacctctgggtgatctgcatccactccctctgcgacaacttcctgttccaggactataaaaactgcagcaagccactcacctgcaggttgcattgtttcgcctgttgtattgtagtttcCGAGTTTCCTAAGTTGTAGAtcctttggttttgaccctgcctgtctttagattctgtgattgtttgctgcctgacctgaccaccgcctgtctctggattttgttattgcctcgcctcttatacatctgtttgccctgtttgacgcctgcctgttttgaccatgccgttgttcaataaaagcctgcacatggatccgcacgcctcagaccgctcattcgtgacagaatgcaacctcgcaccaggatccagcggcttttcatctgatccatggccaggtaggaccctcgctagacgtttattggccctcaagcaaggcaCCCGATCAATTGAGGATTATACGCAAGAGTTtctggacatggcttacctctctgacatacctgactgcttattgattgagttgtttCATGAGGgagtaaatcagccactcaaatcaAAACTTGTTCGCAAGGGTCCACGTGAGTCCCTtgctcagtttattgagtttggtttagtgactgtggggtcagctttcacgttgggtgttgagaaggaaaaggatacagcatcaactccagtaatggccaccttccccgagccgctgcccaagatggccgccttccccgagccgcttcccaagatggccgccttccccgagccgcttcccaagatggccgccttccccgagccgcttcccaagatggccgccttccccgagccgcttcccaagatggccgcctgcccagcgccgcttcccaagatggccgcctgcccagcgccacttcccaagatggccgcctgcccagcgccacttcccaagatggcc is a window encoding:
- the LOC122324012 gene encoding CMP-N-acetylneuraminate-beta-galactosamide-alpha-2,3-sialyltransferase 1, encoding MREPYFYSSDFHRMNKAPVQGYEKDVGSRTTHRIMLPRKCHASGQQHTPGAVALQNTRYPVGHQCSIRRIYQTGHMFGFGANSKGTWHHYFKNTPKSFKRTGKHSGGIENETILELQERRLINLYMGW